One stretch of Burkholderia pyrrocinia DNA includes these proteins:
- the arsN2 gene encoding arsenic resistance N-acetyltransferase ArsN2, whose amino-acid sequence MQLRAAAVSDLVSIESLLRASDLPVAGVAEYLPNFIVAVDARSVIACGGIEYHGNFALIRSIAVAAQARGGGLGKTIVSRLLAECRSRAVEAVALRTTTAERYFARQGFVRITLGDVPGPLLSSGQFAGVCPASAAIMLKVI is encoded by the coding sequence ATGCAACTTCGCGCTGCCGCAGTATCCGATCTGGTTTCGATAGAGTCCCTGCTTCGCGCTTCCGATTTGCCTGTCGCCGGCGTGGCGGAATACTTGCCGAATTTCATTGTGGCTGTCGATGCCCGGAGCGTCATTGCATGCGGCGGCATCGAATACCACGGCAACTTCGCGTTGATCCGTTCGATTGCCGTCGCTGCGCAAGCGCGCGGCGGCGGGCTGGGAAAGACGATCGTTTCGCGCTTGCTGGCGGAATGCCGCAGTCGAGCGGTCGAAGCGGTAGCGTTGCGCACGACCACGGCGGAGCGCTATTTTGCTCGGCAGGGTTTTGTGCGCATTACGCTCGGTGACGTGCCTGGACCGCTGCTATCGTCCGGTCAGTTCGCCGGTGTGTGCCCGGCATCTGCGGCCATCATGCTGAAGGTGATTTAG
- a CDS encoding YkgB family protein, giving the protein MTALDSFSRIAERTHGSRSSFALLRWSLVVIFLWFGGMKFTAYEAGGIAPFIANSPLMSWLHALFGVEGASIAIGAVELTTAAMLAVGSRVPLASVLGAAMSSATYAMTLTFMLTTPGVGEPTAGGFPAISAPIGQFLLKDLVLLAASLCLLLASLPPRGGDAARTSPVA; this is encoded by the coding sequence ATGACCGCTCTTGATTCCTTCTCACGCATTGCCGAGCGCACGCACGGCTCGCGCAGTTCGTTCGCACTGCTGCGTTGGTCGCTAGTCGTGATCTTCCTGTGGTTCGGCGGAATGAAGTTCACCGCGTACGAAGCAGGCGGCATCGCGCCATTCATCGCGAACAGCCCGCTGATGAGTTGGCTGCACGCGCTGTTCGGCGTGGAAGGCGCGAGCATCGCGATCGGCGCGGTCGAACTGACGACGGCCGCGATGCTGGCTGTCGGCTCGCGCGTGCCGCTGGCGTCGGTGCTGGGTGCCGCGATGTCATCGGCCACATACGCGATGACATTGACCTTCATGCTGACGACGCCCGGCGTTGGCGAGCCAACGGCCGGCGGGTTCCCGGCGATCTCGGCGCCGATCGGCCAGTTCCTGCTGAAGGACCTCGTGCTGCTCGCGGCATCGCTGTGCCTGCTGCTGGCGTCGCTGCCGCCGCGCGGCGGCGACGCAGCGCGGACGTCGCCCGTCGCGTGA
- the arsH gene encoding arsenical resistance protein ArsH — protein sequence MSDRLNDLPQLDVESFRVPDAGQLRPAVPSTHPPRFLLLYGSLRERSFSRLLIEEAARLLTAMGAEVRVFNPSGLPLPDDAPESHPQVVELRELVQWSEGMVWCSPERHGAMTGIMKSQIDWIPLSMGAVRPTQGKTLAVMQVSGGSQSFNAVNQMRVLGRWMRMLTIPNQSSVAKAFAEFDEAGRMKPSAYFDRVVDVLEELVKFTLLTRDIGPYLVDRYSERKESAEELSKRVNQRSI from the coding sequence ATGTCTGACCGTCTGAATGACCTGCCGCAACTCGACGTCGAATCGTTCCGCGTGCCGGATGCCGGCCAGTTGCGGCCGGCGGTGCCGTCGACGCATCCGCCCCGGTTCCTGCTTCTGTACGGCTCGCTGCGCGAGCGCTCGTTCAGCCGGCTGCTGATCGAGGAAGCCGCGCGCCTGCTCACCGCAATGGGCGCCGAAGTGCGCGTGTTCAATCCGAGCGGCCTGCCGCTGCCGGACGATGCGCCCGAGAGTCATCCGCAGGTCGTCGAGTTGCGCGAACTGGTGCAGTGGTCGGAAGGCATGGTGTGGTGCTCGCCGGAACGGCACGGCGCGATGACCGGCATCATGAAATCGCAGATCGACTGGATTCCGCTGTCGATGGGCGCCGTTCGGCCGACCCAGGGCAAGACGCTCGCCGTCATGCAGGTCAGCGGCGGCTCGCAATCGTTCAATGCGGTGAACCAGATGCGCGTGCTCGGACGCTGGATGCGCATGCTGACCATCCCGAACCAGTCGTCGGTGGCCAAGGCGTTCGCGGAATTCGACGAAGCAGGGCGGATGAAGCCTTCGGCTTATTTCGATCGCGTGGTGGATGTGCTGGAAGAACTGGTCAAGTTCACGCTGCTGACGCGGGATATCGGGCCTTATCTGGTGGATCGGTATAGCGAGCGGAAGGAAAGCGCGGAGGAACTGTCGAAGCGCGTCAATCAGCGCAGTATCTGA